The genomic interval GTCGTCGTCCACCTGAGTTATTCGCGCAAGTTTGCCGACGTGGGCGTTCATCGGTTCAATCCAGTTTATGTGGAACTTCCTGCCAGGCCGATCTGCTTTGGGTTGTGCAGATGGGGGCAACCGCACGGTGTCTCCAACAGAGAGCGGGGAAGCAGACTTCTGCATCTTTTCCGCCTTCTCAAGGACGGGCTGTGCCTTCTTGCTGCTGCCTACGCTCACCTCGGCATAGTAAGCCTCGATATCATTGATGTCTCTCGCAAGATGTTTTGAGATAGGATCCGGGATATCGTTGGCCCCGAGGTGCATGAGGATTGGGACTATACGTTTTCCGAGCGCCATCGCACCCCCGACTTCCATAAGGACCCAGTGGCTTTTCACCGACGCTGGTGTGAGGAGAAGGAGGAGATGGTCGCATGCCGACAGATGCGTCCTGATAGTTTCGTCAATGGGATCGCCGGTCTTGATGTCCTTGGCATCGAGAAACGTTTCGACCCCGTACCCCACGAGGTCCGTCGATATCCGTCGTGCGATCCATTTATCCGTGCTGGAATGACTGATGAATACTTTCATTGTGCCCTCTCGTTGCCGAACGTTACGGGTGAGCGGACGGTTCGCCCGCCGCGGGTGAACCGTCCGCTCGACCCGCTGGTTGGAATGTCTTTTCTATTTCTTTTCTCGTTATTGCTTCTCGTTTATCCGATCGCCATTTGTCTTGGAAGTTGGAGTTGTCTCCCGGGTCTTTCGCCCAGTCAATCAGCTTGCCTGATGAGTCAAAGACGTAGGCCGGTGGACTTGAAGGAAGGGCGAGAGGTGCGTCCACCTTGCCGTGGGCGATGATGTATTGATTCCCGTTCTTTTCGGTTTTGTAGATCCGAGTCGTGTCAGGATGTCTGGCCAGGTATTCCTGAAGTGTGCCGAATTTGCCCTTTGGGTTGATTCGTCGTGCGTAATTCACTTCCGATCCTATCCATACGGCTATGACTGCAACCATTAGGTAGAAGATCAGCCGGAAGATGTTCACTATCGTTTTCATCACATTCCAACGTCACGGCTGTGCTGCCCGGAACTCGCGGCGCGGCAGGTGCGTACGCAGCTGCCGCGCCGTGGGTGGAGGGTAAGCACGAGCCGATTGTTGGCACCTTCATTCTTTGTGAATTACGATTGATGTGATGTCTTTGGGGTCAAAGTCTTCCATGGATTCACAGTCTTCCCCATTGAAGACGGACACATTTCGAAGAATATGGCCATTCGTGAGCACAATATCGACATGCTGCGCGCCCATTGAGGATTCCGGCATATCGCCCAATCTATTCCGCCACGTTTCTGGCAAATGGATTCTCACGGCTGGCTATTCCGGCAAGATATCTGGCTGCGACACGCTGCCATCTGCTGTGCCATCGACAAATATGACTTCGACTCCTCCGCCCACTTCCCCATAGGCGGGTTGCACAATACCCTGCTGCAATCTGGTCTTTGCTAACGGTGATATCGTAAATCTCTTATTCGCTGATTGCTTATTCTCTAACGCATACCGCGAAATTGCGTCGCGCCCCGTCAGAACATTCATTGCGTCAGCGTCTGTTGTCGCAAACGTGCCGGGTTTTAGACCGCGTTTTGCCGTGATCTTGAAGTCATCCACATAAGCACTGAACCGCTTGAAGAGTTCACCGGCTAGAGTTTCTGTAACGGGCGCGTCCTTAGCCCCTTGATTGACGCTGTTTGCTGCGCTCAGCGCAATATAGTCACCAGACTTCTGCATCCGATTAAGAAGTGCTGCGCTAATGCGCCGGACTCCCTTTAGCGATTCCGCTGGACGAGCTATGAGACTCACCTGTGTGACGGTTATAGAAGACATTGACGCCGCCGCTTCGGCTCTTGCCAATTCGATTGGGGGCAACGTAGCGACCTCTGCGCTCGTAGCGAAAGTAGCGCCGTTGAATATGTAACCCAGTTGCCAACTGCCTGAAGCCAGCTTGACGCGGCCGTGCTGATAGCCCATGCCGTATTCGGGTTGAGTTCCGAGCCACAGGCGCCAATCAAGGGGAATCTTTATCATTATGGTGTCTCCATTTAGTGCTCATTGTTCTTCATCTACACTGCCAACGTCACGGGTGAGCGTTCGGGAAACCGCGCACGTGGGTTCCCGATAAGCTCAACTCGTTAGTTGGCTCAGGTTTCTACTCCTTTCTTCTGGCAAGTGTTTGAGTGAGCCATTTTCTCAATCCTTGCTGGAGGTCAGTAAAGGAATGATAAACAAGTACGCGCCATGTGCTGATGTCGAATGGAAGATCCTTCGTGTTGCGGGCAATCAGAAGTACAGGCTTGCCGAGTGCTTGGGCAATTCCCAGTTCATAATACACGTTGGGATTCCGACTTGTGATGTCAGCTACAATGAGACGCGCGCGGCAGATTTCCTGGAGAATGTGCTGAAGAATGTTCGATGACATATGAACATCATCG from Candidatus Hydrogenedentota bacterium carries:
- a CDS encoding TIR domain-containing protein, which codes for MKVFISHSSTDKWIARRISTDLVGYGVETFLDAKDIKTGDPIDETIRTHLSACDHLLLLLTPASVKSHWVLMEVGGAMALGKRIVPILMHLGANDIPDPISKHLARDINDIEAYYAEVSVGSSKKAQPVLEKAEKMQKSASPLSVGDTVRLPPSAQPKADRPGRKFHINWIEPMNAHVGKLARITQVDDDQSAHLDIDGGTAWWAFEWLEKVK